In Candidatus Schekmanbacteria bacterium, the DNA window TCTTTACAAGTTCGCGACCACTTTTCTTCAGAAATGCTTCTTCAAGTATTGGTTCAAGCTCCTTGCGGTTTTTAGACCTCTTATCATTTCTGTCAAACCTGCTGTCTGTTGCAATATGAGGAATATCGAGAAGTTCACAAAGTTTGACCCAAAAATTTTCGCCAAGAATTGCAACAACGATTTTGATGTCTTTTGTCTGATACATCTTGTAGGGCACAATATTTGGATGTCCCGTACCTTCAGGTTTTTTCTCCCTGATTCCTTCCAGCAGATATGGGGACTGATGGTAGCATAGGAGAGCAAGCTGTGTATCAAAAAGCCCTATATCTATATGTCTTCCCTTGCCATCACGCTCCCGTGCATAAAGGGCAGCAAGGATGCCTGCCGCTCCGAAGAATGACCCACCAAGGTCTCCCATAGGAACTCCCATTTTTGCAAGCATTCCGTCAGGTTCTCCTGTTATGCTTATTTCACCGCTTATCGCCTGCATAGTAAGGTCATAGCCGGGAATATCCCTGTAGGGTCCGTTGCTTCCAAATGCAGTGATGGAACAATAAATAATCCTCGGATTTACTTTCTTCATATCTTCATAGCCGATTTTCAGCTTGTCCGCTACACCAGCCCTAT includes these proteins:
- a CDS encoding CoA transferase; the protein is MTQLLKGIRVLDLTRVISGPYCAMMLGDLGAEVIKIEQPGSGDPSRKLGPPFKDGESGYFISINRNKKSMTLNLKTEEGLEVFKELVKVSDVILENYRAGVADKLKIGYEDMKKVNPRIIYCSITAFGSNGPYRDIPGYDLTMQAISGEISITGEPDGMLAKMGVPMGDLGGSFFGAAGILAALYARERDGKGRHIDIGLFDTQLALLCYHQSPYLLEGIREKKPEGTGHPNIVPYKMYQTKDIKIVVAILGENFWVKLCELLDIPHIATDSRFDRNDKRSKNRKELEPILEEAFLKKSGRELVKKFYEVGIPGAPVNSIAEALEEPQVAAREMIVEVNHTKCGKVKVIGSPIKIEGMKQEYNPPPTLGEHNEEILQKLLHYPEDKIKELQEKGAI